A stretch of DNA from Candidatus Pantoea bituminis:
TCATCTTGGCGCGCAGGCAGGGGTTCGTTACTCAATTGAAAATCCCGGCGCCTATGCAGATGCTAACCTCATTGGCCATCTCAATGTTCTTGAAGGATGCCGTCACCATAAAATAGAGCATCTGCTCTACGCATCCTCCAGTTCGGTATATGGTCTCAACCGTAAAATGCCTTTCTCTACCGACGATAGCGTTGACCATCCTGTATCGCTTTATGCGGCGACTAAAAAAGCCAATGAGCTGATGTCGCATACCTATTCGCATCTTTATCAATTACCGACCACAGGATTGCGCTTCTTCACCGTATACGGTCCTTGGGGACGCCCCGATATGGCATTGTTCAAATTCACACGGGCGATGCTCGCCGGTGAAGCCATTGATGTTTATAACCAAGGCCAAATGAAGCGTGATTTCACTTATATTGATGACATTGCTGAAGCCATTGTGCGTTTGCAGGATGTCATTCCGCAGAAAGATGATAACTGGAGCGTAGAAACAGGTTCGCCTGCTACCAGTTCTGCGCCTTACCGTGTTTATAATATTGGTAACAGCCATCCAGTGACATTAATCAGTTACATTGAAGCAATTGAAAAAGCGCTGGGAATCACCGCCATTAAAAATTTAATGCCAATGCAGCCTGGCGATGTACTTGAAACCAGCGCCGATACGCAGGCTTTATTTGATGCGATTGGCTTTAAGCCGCAAACCAGCGTTGAAGAGGGCGTTAAGCGCTTTGTCGATTGGTATCGTGACTTTTATAAAATTTAAAGATAAAAAAGGAAGCCTTGGCTTCCTTTCCTGATGTGTAAAAGGCAGGTCTGTAATCGATCAAAATGACCCGCCAAATTACGAAGCACTCACTGCTATTAAAGCAAAAAGTCTTCTAGCTGTTTACCTTGTTCTTCAAGGGCTTTTTTAATAACTGCTGGAGTACGACCTTGACCTGTCCAGGTTTTAGTTTCGCCATTTTCATCAACGTACTGATATTTTGCAGGACGTGCTGCACGCTTGGCTTTGCCTGAGGTTTTGGACTCAGCTAATGCGCTGAGCAGCTCATTAGGATCTATACCATCTGCCATCAGCATTTCACGGTATTGTTCCAGCTTACGCGTGCGCTCTGCGTTTTCCGCTTCAACTTGAGATTCTTCGTCGCGGCGTTCATTCACCACAACTTCCAGTTTCTCCAGCATTTCTTCAAGCGTTTCAACTGTACATTCTCTGGCTTGAGCACGCAGAGTGCGGATATTATTAAGAATTTTAAGTGCTTCGCTCATTGTCCTGATCTCTGAATAATGAATAAAAGAGTTGTTCTGCCCGCTAATAATAGTGTTGGCAAAAAATAACTTCAACAGCAAATTATGTTCATTAGTTAATCATGGATATTAAATTCATCTTTGAGAGACATAACCTAAACGAGACGCTAAGAAATTACTGAGTAGAAAATTTATATATCCAGAAACCTTATATAAAATAAGGTATCATTTATTTTATGACTAAAAGTGATGATTACTGACTTAAAGACAGCTTTATGTACTTTTAGTTTCAACGAAAGTTCTCCCGCTCACTAAAATAGTGGGGCATTAATAGACGAGTAGCTGAGCAGTTGTACAATACATCACCATTAATTCTCAGCGGCGTGTTTGATCGTTTGTGCTAAAATGGCCGGCATTCTGTTTCGTCCAAACTGAGATTCAGCTCATATGGCTCAACTCTATTTTTATTATTCCGCTATGAATGCCGGAAAGTCGACTGCGCTATTACAGTCATCTTACAATTATCAGGAACGTGGTATGCGGACGTTAGTTTATACCGCGGAGATAGACGACCGTTTTGGTGTGGCTAAAGTCAGCTCCAGAATTGGTCTTTCATCACCTGCTTCGCTTTATAATTCAGAGACTAAGCTTAACGTTGATATTGCCGCAGAACATGCGCGTCAGCCCGTGCACTGCGTTCTGGTTGATGAGAGCCAGTTCTTAACGCGCGAACAGGTTAAAGCGTTATCAGACGTCGTTGACGACCTTGATATCCCGGTGCTTTGTTATGGGTTACGCACTGATTTTCGCGGTGAGCTTTTTACGGGCAGTGAATATTTACTCGCCTGGGCTGACAAGCTAGTAGAACTGAAAACGATCTGCCATTGCGGGCGTAAAGCCAGCATGGTGCTGCGGTTAGACAGCAACGGCAAGCCTTTTAGTGAAGGAGAGCAGGTAGTGATAGGCGGTAACGAGCGCTACATTTCTGTATGCCGTAAACATTATAAGCAGGCAATTGACCAAGGCTCGCTCCAGGCGATACATGGAACACGATCTGTTGAAACGTGATCGATAAGTAACAGAAACAAAAAACCCGCCGCAGCGGGTTTTTTATTCATAAGCAATTACGCTTTTTTGGTTTTCTTCTCAACTTTCACGTCTTTCACCGGTTGAGCCGCAACGGCCTCTGCGATGCTTGAGAACGGTTCTACATATTCACGACCGTAGAAGGTATCCAGCATGATCTGTTTCAATTCAGCAATCAGCGGATAACGTGGGTTGGCGCCTGTACATTGGTCATCAAATGCGTCCTCTGCCAGTTTATCGACCTTCGCAAGGAAATCTGCCTCCTGAACGCCAGCTTCGCGTATAGATGTCGGGATACCCAGTTGCGTTTTCATCTCATCAAGCCATGCCAGCAGTCTTTCAATTTTCTGCGCAGTACGGTCACCTTCACGACTCAGACCTAAATGGTCAGCGATTTCCGCGTAGCGACGACGGGCTTGCGGACGATCGTACTGACTAAATGCCGTTTGCTTGGTTGGGTTGTCATTCGCGTTATAACGAATGACGTTAGCAATCAGCAGAGAGTTAGCCAGACCGTGCGGAATATGGAATTCAGAACCGAGTTTGTGTGCCATTGAGTGACAAACGCCCAGAAAAGCATTAGCAAATGCGATACCCGCGATGGTTGCCGCATTATGTACGCGCTCGCGTGCAACCGGGTTCTTAGCGCCTTCCGCGTAGCTGGTGGGTAAATTCTCTTTCAATAATTTCAAGGCTTGTAATGCCTGGCCGTCAGAGTATTCATTCGCCAGCACCGAAACATACGCTTCAAGAGAGTGAGTGACTGCATCCAGGCCACCAAAAGCGCAAAGTGAACGCGGCATATCCATCACCAAATTGGCATCAACAATGGCCATGTCAGGTGTTAAAGCATAATCAGCTAATGGATATTTTTGACCTGTTGCATCGTCAGTGACCACAGCGAATGGCGTAACTTCTGAGCCTGTACCCGATGTGGTGGTAATAGCAACCATGCGCGCTTTTACACCCATTTTTGGGAATTTATAGATGCGTTTACGGATATCCATAAAGCGCAGCGCTAACTCTTCAAAATGGGTTTCAGGATGTTCGTACATCACCCACATAATTTTGGCCGCATCCATCGGTGAACCGCCGCCTAGCGCGATAATCACGTCAGGTTTAAAGCTGTTCATCTGTTCTGCGCCTTTACGTACGATGCTGAGTGTAGGATCGGCTTCAACTTCAAAAAACACTTCAGTTTCGATGCCGTGAGATTTAAGCACTCGCGTAACCTGGTCGGCATAACCGTTATTGAACAGGAAGCGGTCGGTCACGATGAATGCACGTTTCGCGCCATCAGTTGCTACTTCCTCCAGGGCGATAGGCAGCGAACCACGACGGAAGTAAATAGACTTCGGAAGTTTATGCCACAACATATTTTCAGCTCGCTTGGCGACAGTTTTCTTATTGATAAGATGTTTGGGTCCAACGTTTTCTGAGATGGAGTTGCCACCCCATGAACCACAACCTAATGTCAAAGACGGCGCAAGTTTGAAGTTGTACAAGTCGCCGATACCACCTTGCGAAGCGGGCGTGTTAATCAAGATACGCGCGGTTTTCATTTTATCGCCGAAATAGTGTACGCGCTCAGTTTGGTTATCTTGATCGGTATAAAGGCAAGAGGTATGACCGATACCGCCCATCTCTACCAGTTTTTCGGCTTTACTCACCGCATCCTGAAAATCTTTTGCACGATACATCGCTAATGTTGGTGAGAGTTTTTCATGGGCAAAAGGCTCTGACTCATCAACCAGTTTCACTTCGCCAATGAGAATTTTGGTATTCTGCGGCACTGAAATGCCTGCCATTTCAGCAATTTTCACTGCGGGCTGGCCGACAATGGCGGCATTCAACCCACCATTTTTCAGGATGATACCTTGAACAGCGCTTAACTCTGCGCCCTGCAGCATATAGCCGCCATGGCTTGAGAAGCGTTCGCGTACGGCCTCGTAGACAGAATCCACCACAATGACGGATTGCTCAGAGGCACAAATCACGCCGTTATCGAAGGTTTTAGACATGAGGATAGAAGCGACAGCGCGTTTGATGTCTGCGGTTTCATCAATAACGACAGGGGTATTACCTGCACCCACACCAATGGCTGGCTTACCAGAACTGTAAGCGGCTTTCACCATGCCCGGGCCCCCGGTCGCAAGGATCAGGTTGATATCTGGGTGATGCATTAACTGATTCGACAGTTCCACAGACGGTGTATCAATCCATCCAATGATATCTTTAGGAGCGCCGGCGGCAATAGCGGCCTGCAGGACAATATCTGCAGCTTTATTGGTGGCATCTTTTGCACGTGGATGAGGCGAGAAAATAATACCGTTGCGGGTTTTAAGACTGATTAGTGCTTTGAAAATCGCGGTTGAGGTTGGGTTTGTGGTCGGAACGATACCGCAAATCAACCCAATCGGTTCCGCAATGGTAATCGTACCGAAAGTATCATCGGTATTTAACACACCACAGGTCTTTTCATCTTTATAGGCGTTGTAAATATATTCAGAGGCGAAGTGATTTTTGATGACCTTGTCTTCAACAATTCCCATGCCGGACTCGGCTACAGCCAATTTTGCCAGAGGAATACGGGCGTCGGCGGCGGCGAGGGCGGCAGCGCGGAAAATAGCGTCAACCTGTTGTTGAGAAAAGTTGGCGTATTCACGCTGGGCTTTTTTACACGTTCAACCAGTGCATTAAGTTCAGCGACATTAGTAACGGCCATGATGCTCTCCTGAAAGAAGTTAAACTTTTTAGTAAACAAGCCTGACCACTGAGTATAGTTCCGCTGCGTTAATACGGCGGTAACAGTTAAATTGCCAGGCTTTTCAGCTGTTTAATAAAAAATTCATCGCATTCTGGGTGGAGCGCCCTGAATACTTTTGATGCGGAAAGATTACCTGGTTTGAGGTAGGAGAATGATGATCTGGATCAATTTACATGCAAGCTGACACCATTCAGCTAACCGAAGCGTTTGAATCAATGCATCGGTTATAAAGTCATCACCTGAATAGCGGGCATATTTTGACGTATAGCGGCATGAACCATGACAATTTTAATAGCTGGATGATCAAACCATATAAAACGCAAAATGACAGAATAAATACCTGAGAGACGCGCTGGCTTAGGCTTGGCTTTTGCCTTACATTAGGCGCGATTTTTTCATTCTGGAATGGAGTTCATCGTGAACCCTGCGCTGTTAGATTTGTCTGGTTATGTTA
This window harbors:
- a CDS encoding NAD-dependent epimerase, whose protein sequence is MNFLVTGAAGFIGFHVSQRLLAAGHQVVGIDNLNDYYDVNLKKSRLDLIKHSPDFNFIELDLADREAMASLFQQHQFQRVIHLGAQAGVRYSIENPGAYADANLIGHLNVLEGCRHHKIEHLLYASSSSVYGLNRKMPFSTDDSVDHPVSLYAATKKANELMSHTYSHLYQLPTTGLRFFTVYGPWGRPDMALFKFTRAMLAGEAIDVYNQGQMKRDFTYIDDIAEAIVRLQDVIPQKDDNWSVETGSPATSSAPYRVYNIGNSHPVTLISYIEAIEKALGITAIKNLMPMQPGDVLETSADTQALFDAIGFKPQTSVEEGVKRFVDWYRDFYKI
- the hns gene encoding histone-like nucleoid-structuring protein H-NS; amino-acid sequence: MSEALKILNNIRTLRAQARECTVETLEEMLEKLEVVVNERRDEESQVEAENAERTRKLEQYREMLMADGIDPNELLSALAESKTSGKAKRAARPAKYQYVDENGETKTWTGQGRTPAVIKKALEEQGKQLEDFLL
- the tdk gene encoding thymidine kinase, coding for MAQLYFYYSAMNAGKSTALLQSSYNYQERGMRTLVYTAEIDDRFGVAKVSSRIGLSSPASLYNSETKLNVDIAAEHARQPVHCVLVDESQFLTREQVKALSDVVDDLDIPVLCYGLRTDFRGELFTGSEYLLAWADKLVELKTICHCGRKASMVLRLDSNGKPFSEGEQVVIGGNERYISVCRKHYKQAIDQGSLQAIHGTRSVET